One Actinoplanes missouriensis 431 DNA segment encodes these proteins:
- a CDS encoding GGDEF domain-containing protein — MRFRTPPVAWAGYALAAAWFVLHLSNAGGWDAQIVGYKIFSPVLSAVPACLAWRGWAAARAAGLPAVRRHLLLTSGAWTFMAAASSIAFYHLVVDGDTSYPSPFPLMQACDFATLVLILAGLLSVPVRHRWSASKLRLGLDMGVVLLAGAIFSWYFLVYPAISRPGAEMSLPIFIFVKTTGLMVVLFAIARIMLGGVEELSRTAMMFAIAATVVQSLLNVMQQTVAGTAYAHLALATRQIFIALLIAMGVAHLRRIAVGSAAAPRAGRRPASLMPYLAVAAADALLIVALLGGLDARSWPVLAGTITLTALVVVRQLVGMRDNNRLMVRVDASLGALRESMGREQILSDLGVALLRATDAAGVHKLAAEGAAALLTGCPGARTAVVTVSPDDPENWTVAEASGASSHELAGVRVATEAVPGDVLARLAGDEMITVPGWPSLGIGGLDAFDDRPLMILPLLSGERFFGVLTVGSDADLPEDVLKSLQTLRTQVSLALDSVALTAELTRRAMHDMLTGLGNRALLWDRLNGALARSRRTGRPVGVLLLDLNGFKPVNDTYGHDAGDLLLKVVAERLRLCVRTEDTVARLGGDEFVIVTEDLREPGDAERIAERVVAALNEPVPLDGHQLRTPASIGIALSQPGQGPDDVLREADAAMYVAKRRGTGLFHVHA; from the coding sequence ATGCGGTTCCGGACACCACCGGTGGCGTGGGCGGGGTACGCCCTGGCCGCGGCCTGGTTCGTGCTGCACTTGTCGAACGCCGGCGGCTGGGACGCCCAGATCGTCGGATACAAGATCTTCTCCCCGGTGCTCTCGGCCGTCCCGGCCTGCCTGGCGTGGCGCGGCTGGGCGGCGGCCCGCGCGGCCGGCCTGCCCGCGGTCCGCCGGCATCTGCTGCTCACGTCCGGCGCCTGGACGTTCATGGCGGCCGCCTCCTCGATCGCCTTCTATCACCTGGTCGTGGACGGCGACACGTCCTATCCGTCGCCGTTCCCGCTGATGCAGGCGTGTGACTTCGCCACGCTGGTGCTGATCCTGGCCGGTCTGCTCAGCGTCCCGGTGCGGCACCGGTGGTCGGCCAGCAAGCTGCGGCTCGGCCTGGACATGGGCGTCGTGCTGCTGGCCGGCGCGATCTTCTCCTGGTACTTCCTGGTCTATCCGGCGATCAGCCGGCCGGGCGCCGAGATGAGCCTGCCGATCTTCATCTTCGTGAAGACGACCGGACTGATGGTGGTGCTCTTCGCGATCGCCCGGATCATGCTCGGCGGCGTCGAGGAGCTGAGTCGCACGGCGATGATGTTCGCGATCGCCGCCACCGTCGTGCAGTCGCTGCTCAACGTGATGCAGCAGACGGTGGCCGGCACGGCGTACGCGCACCTGGCCCTCGCCACCCGGCAGATCTTCATCGCGCTGCTGATCGCGATGGGGGTGGCCCACCTGCGGCGGATCGCGGTCGGTTCGGCGGCGGCGCCGCGGGCCGGGCGGCGACCGGCCAGCCTGATGCCCTACCTCGCGGTGGCGGCGGCGGACGCCCTGCTGATCGTCGCGCTGCTCGGTGGCCTCGACGCCCGGTCGTGGCCGGTGCTCGCCGGGACGATCACGCTGACCGCGCTCGTGGTGGTCCGCCAGCTCGTCGGCATGCGCGACAACAACCGCCTGATGGTACGGGTCGACGCCTCCCTGGGGGCGTTGCGGGAGTCGATGGGCCGCGAGCAGATCCTCAGCGACCTCGGTGTGGCGCTGCTGCGCGCCACGGATGCCGCCGGCGTGCACAAGCTGGCCGCCGAGGGCGCGGCCGCCCTGCTGACCGGATGCCCCGGCGCCCGGACCGCCGTCGTCACGGTGTCGCCGGACGACCCGGAGAACTGGACCGTGGCGGAGGCGTCCGGCGCGTCCTCCCACGAGCTGGCCGGTGTCCGGGTGGCGACCGAGGCGGTCCCCGGCGACGTGCTGGCCCGGCTCGCCGGCGACGAGATGATCACCGTGCCGGGCTGGCCGAGCCTCGGCATCGGCGGGCTGGACGCCTTCGACGACCGGCCGCTGATGATCCTCCCGCTGCTCAGCGGTGAGCGCTTCTTCGGCGTGCTCACCGTCGGCAGCGACGCGGACCTGCCGGAGGACGTGCTGAAGTCGCTGCAGACCCTGCGCACCCAGGTCTCGCTCGCGCTGGACAGCGTCGCGCTCACCGCCGAGCTGACCCGCCGGGCCATGCACGACATGCTGACCGGGCTGGGCAACCGGGCCCTGCTGTGGGACCGGCTGAACGGCGCGCTGGCCCGCTCACGGCGCACCGGGCGGCCGGTCGGCGTGCTGCTGCTCGACCTCAACGGGTTCAAGCCGGTCAACGACACGTACGGACATGACGCCGGTGACCTGCTGCTCAAGGTGGTGGCGGAGCGTCTGCGGCTCTGTGTGCGCACCGAGGACACGGTGGCCCGGCTCGGCGGCGACGAGTTCGTGATCGTCACCGAGGACCTGCGGGAGCCGGGCGACGCCGAGCGGATCGCCGAGCGGGTGGTGGCGGCGCTGAACGAGCCGGTGCCGCTGGACGGCCACCAGTTGCGGACTCCGGCGAGCATCGGCATCGCCCTGTCGCAGCCGGGGCAGGGGCCGGACGACGTGCTGCGAGAGGCGGACGCCGCGATGTACGTTGCGAAACGCCGCGGCACGGGCCTGTTCCACGTGCACGCATAG
- the pdxS gene encoding pyridoxal 5'-phosphate synthase lyase subunit PdxS yields the protein MSDNQPTVGTARVKRGMAEMLKGGVIMDVVNAEQAKIAEDAGAVAVMALERVPADIRAQGGVSRMSDPDMIDGIIDAVSIPVMAKARIGHFVEAQVLQSLGVDYVDESEVLTPADFANHIDKWQFTVPFVCGATNLGEALRRITEGAAMIRSKGEAGTGDVSNATTHMRKIRAEIRRLQTLPEDELFVAAKELQAPYELVKEVAEAGKLPVVLFTAGGIATPADAAMMMQLGAEGVFVGSGIFKSGNPAQRASAIVKATTFHDDPDVIAKVSRGLGEAMVGINVDDIPVPHRLADRGW from the coding sequence ATGTCTGACAACCAGCCCACCGTCGGAACCGCCCGCGTCAAGCGCGGCATGGCGGAGATGCTCAAGGGCGGCGTGATCATGGACGTGGTCAACGCCGAGCAGGCGAAGATCGCCGAGGACGCCGGCGCGGTCGCCGTGATGGCCCTGGAACGCGTCCCGGCCGACATCCGGGCGCAGGGCGGCGTCTCCCGGATGTCCGACCCCGACATGATCGACGGCATCATCGACGCGGTCTCCATCCCGGTCATGGCGAAGGCCCGCATCGGCCACTTCGTCGAGGCCCAGGTGCTCCAGTCGCTCGGCGTCGACTACGTGGACGAGTCCGAGGTGCTCACCCCGGCCGACTTCGCCAACCACATCGACAAGTGGCAGTTCACCGTGCCGTTCGTCTGCGGCGCCACCAACCTCGGCGAGGCCCTCCGCCGCATCACCGAGGGCGCCGCCATGATCCGCAGCAAGGGCGAGGCCGGCACCGGCGACGTCTCCAACGCCACCACCCACATGCGGAAGATCCGCGCCGAGATCCGCCGCCTGCAGACCCTGCCCGAAGACGAGCTGTTCGTCGCCGCGAAGGAGCTCCAGGCGCCGTACGAGCTGGTCAAGGAGGTGGCCGAGGCCGGCAAGCTCCCGGTGGTCCTCTTCACCGCGGGCGGCATCGCCACCCCCGCCGACGCCGCGATGATGATGCAGCTCGGCGCCGAGGGCGTCTTCGTCGGCTCCGGCATCTTCAAATCCGGCAACCCGGCCCAGCGCGCCTCCGCCATCGTCAAGGCCACCACCTTCCACGACGACCCGGACGTCATCGCCAAGGTCTCCCGAGGCCTCGGCGAAGCCATGGTCGGCATCAACGTCGACGACATCCCGGTCCCCCACCGCCTGGCCGACCGAGGCTGGTAA
- a CDS encoding TetR/AcrR family transcriptional regulator — protein MGHREDLLQGAKKALFEKGYAHTTARDIVAASGTNLASIGYHYGSTKSLLTAAMLSAFEEWGDTFGHALAEEKDDDPDDPMLRFWQRVIGSIQSHRALWLASVEVLIQSEHTPELRAQLAAGLQEGRRGMAAMLTGIPEDQLDDGTVRTAGSVQMALMSGVLTQWLTDPSTAPSAEEIVAGLRALNGGPRLQD, from the coding sequence ATGGGCCACCGTGAAGATCTGCTGCAGGGCGCCAAGAAGGCGCTGTTCGAGAAGGGATACGCGCACACCACCGCGCGCGACATCGTGGCCGCCTCCGGCACCAACCTCGCCTCGATCGGCTACCACTACGGCTCGACGAAATCCCTGCTCACGGCGGCGATGCTGAGCGCCTTCGAGGAGTGGGGCGACACGTTCGGGCACGCGCTCGCCGAGGAGAAGGACGACGACCCGGACGACCCGATGCTGCGCTTCTGGCAGCGGGTGATCGGTTCCATCCAGTCGCACCGGGCGCTCTGGCTGGCCAGCGTCGAGGTGCTGATCCAGTCCGAGCACACCCCGGAACTGCGCGCCCAGCTGGCCGCCGGCCTCCAGGAGGGGCGCCGCGGCATGGCCGCCATGCTCACCGGGATACCCGAGGACCAGCTGGACGACGGCACCGTGCGCACCGCCGGCTCGGTGCAGATGGCGCTGATGTCCGGGGTGCTGACCCAGTGGCTCACCGACCCGTCGACCGCCCCGTCCGCCGAGGAGATCGTGGCCGGCCTGCGCGCCCTAAACGGCGGGCCACGCCTTCAGGATTAG
- a CDS encoding HIT family protein, producing MVYIAGQSNAGQKQPEGCPFCLAPGLEEPETLVVARGEAVYALLNLYPYNPGHLLVCPYRHVADYTDLTEAETAEVAAFTRTAMRVVRSVSSPHGFNIGMNQGSIAGAGIAAHLHQHVVPRWGGDANFMPVIGQTKILPQLLAETRDLILKAWPAV from the coding sequence ATGGTGTACATAGCCGGTCAGAGCAATGCGGGCCAGAAACAGCCCGAGGGCTGCCCGTTCTGCCTGGCGCCGGGGCTGGAGGAGCCGGAGACGCTGGTGGTGGCGCGCGGTGAGGCGGTCTACGCGCTGCTCAACCTGTACCCGTACAACCCGGGGCATCTGCTGGTCTGCCCGTACCGGCACGTCGCGGACTACACCGATCTCACCGAGGCGGAGACGGCCGAGGTGGCGGCGTTCACCCGGACCGCGATGCGGGTGGTCCGGTCGGTCAGCAGCCCGCACGGATTCAACATCGGGATGAACCAGGGCTCGATCGCGGGCGCCGGGATCGCCGCCCACCTGCATCAGCACGTGGTGCCGCGGTGGGGCGGGGACGCCAACTTCATGCCGGTGATCGGCCAGACGAAGATCCTGCCGCAGCTGCTGGCCGAGACGAGGGACCTAATCCTGAAGGCGTGGCCCGCCGTTTAG
- the pgsA gene encoding phosphatidylinositol phosphate synthase: MAKIVQTTARAAVAYGVNPVARFLLRIGVTPNAVTVAGTVGVLIGSYFGSQGHLFWGTVIVTACALTDALDGTMARMRGGTGKFGALLDSSMDRLADGAVFGAVAYYLATEGDYWGVVAALIALVAGGVVSYVKARAQSLGLNADVGIAERLERLLIVGVGGLLGAADVDWGLPAALWVLAALSLFTVFQRLVAAAKSDVVVEASE; encoded by the coding sequence ATGGCAAAGATCGTTCAAACTACGGCCCGTGCCGCCGTCGCGTACGGCGTCAACCCGGTCGCTCGCTTCCTGCTCCGGATCGGTGTCACGCCCAACGCGGTCACCGTCGCCGGAACCGTCGGCGTGCTGATCGGTTCCTACTTCGGGTCACAGGGACACCTCTTCTGGGGCACTGTGATCGTAACCGCCTGTGCGCTCACTGATGCGCTCGACGGCACAATGGCCCGCATGCGGGGCGGAACCGGAAAATTCGGCGCCCTGCTCGACTCCTCGATGGACCGGCTCGCCGACGGCGCGGTCTTCGGCGCGGTCGCCTACTACCTCGCCACCGAGGGTGACTACTGGGGCGTCGTCGCCGCCCTGATCGCCCTGGTGGCCGGGGGAGTCGTGTCCTACGTCAAGGCCCGCGCGCAGAGCCTCGGGCTGAACGCCGACGTCGGCATCGCCGAGCGCCTGGAGCGGTTGCTGATCGTCGGCGTCGGTGGCCTGCTCGGGGCCGCCGACGTGGACTGGGGTCTGCCGGCCGCGCTCTGGGTGCTCGCCGCGCTCTCGCTCTTCACCGTCTTCCAGCGGCTGGTCGCGGCGGCCAAGTCGGACGTCGTCGTCGAGGCTTCGGAGTGA
- a CDS encoding elongation factor G-like protein EF-G2 codes for MAQKTSEKGLAGAAAPVVTEPGRVRNVVLVGHSGAGKTTLVEALLAATGTIPRTGTVGDGTTVTDHDPAAIRQQRSVALACAPLMHDGVKINLLDTPGYADFVGELRAGLRAADAALFVVSAVDGVDESTVALWEECAAVGMPRAVAITRLDHPRADYEQALQDCQEAFGDNVMPIYQPMLGDDGQSVAGLLGLVTLRVLDYSQGYPPRAGEAEPEHLNPIADDRNQLIEGIIAESEDETLMDRYVAGELISTEALVPDLEKAVARGNFYPVIPVCAGTGVGLDALLDGLVGGAPSPLEHELPVVTGVDGSPRPPLTCDPDGPLVAEVVRTTIDRHVGRVSLVRVFSGTLRPDQTLHVSGHGMAERGHPDHDADERVAHVYAPLGTQLREVPHCIAGDLCAITKSGSAETGDTLSGKDDPLLMEPWSMPEPLLPIAVVAKTRSDEDALAKNLSRLVAGDPTLRLERNPETHQLVLWTMGESHADVVLDRLRAGGVELDTEPVKVALRETFGAGAQGHGRHVKQSGGHGQYAVCDIKVEPLPRGEGFQFVDKVVGGAVPHNYIPSVEKGVRAQLEKGLVAGYPVVDLKVTLYDGKAHSVDSSDAAFQTAGALALRAAAESGQITLLEPVDEIVVKVPENYVGAVMSDLSGRRGRPMGSESDGDGSLVRAEVPATELIRYAVELRALTSGTGTFSRRYVRHEPMPAHLADAARKEHAR; via the coding sequence ATGGCGCAGAAGACTTCGGAGAAGGGACTCGCCGGCGCCGCCGCGCCGGTGGTGACAGAACCCGGCAGAGTTCGCAACGTGGTGCTGGTGGGCCACTCCGGTGCGGGGAAGACGACGCTGGTCGAGGCGCTGCTCGCGGCGACCGGCACGATTCCGCGGACCGGCACGGTGGGGGACGGCACCACGGTCACCGATCACGATCCGGCGGCGATCCGGCAGCAGCGCTCGGTGGCGCTGGCCTGCGCGCCGCTGATGCACGACGGAGTGAAGATCAACCTGCTGGACACTCCCGGCTACGCCGACTTCGTCGGGGAGCTGCGGGCCGGCCTGCGGGCCGCCGACGCCGCGCTCTTCGTGGTCTCCGCGGTCGACGGTGTGGACGAGTCCACCGTCGCGCTCTGGGAGGAGTGCGCCGCGGTCGGCATGCCGCGGGCCGTCGCGATCACCCGCCTCGACCATCCGCGCGCCGACTACGAGCAGGCCCTGCAGGACTGCCAGGAGGCGTTCGGCGACAACGTGATGCCGATCTACCAGCCGATGCTCGGCGACGACGGCCAGTCGGTCGCCGGCCTGCTCGGGCTGGTCACGCTCCGGGTCCTGGACTACTCGCAGGGGTACCCGCCGCGGGCCGGCGAGGCCGAGCCGGAGCACCTCAACCCGATCGCCGACGACCGGAACCAGCTCATCGAGGGGATCATCGCGGAGAGCGAGGACGAGACCCTGATGGACCGGTACGTCGCCGGCGAGCTGATCAGCACCGAGGCGCTCGTCCCGGACCTGGAGAAAGCCGTCGCGCGGGGCAACTTCTACCCGGTGATCCCGGTCTGCGCCGGCACCGGCGTCGGACTGGACGCGCTGCTCGACGGCCTGGTCGGCGGCGCCCCCTCGCCGCTGGAGCACGAGCTGCCGGTGGTGACCGGTGTGGACGGCTCGCCGCGGCCCCCGCTGACCTGCGACCCGGACGGCCCGCTCGTCGCCGAGGTGGTGCGGACCACGATCGACCGGCACGTCGGCCGGGTCTCGCTGGTCCGGGTCTTCTCCGGCACCCTGCGCCCGGACCAGACGCTGCACGTCTCCGGTCACGGCATGGCCGAGCGCGGCCACCCCGACCACGACGCCGACGAGCGGGTGGCGCACGTCTACGCCCCGCTCGGCACCCAGCTGCGCGAGGTGCCGCACTGCATCGCCGGCGACCTCTGCGCGATCACCAAGTCGGGCAGCGCGGAGACCGGCGACACGCTGTCCGGCAAGGACGACCCGCTGCTGATGGAACCGTGGTCGATGCCCGAGCCGCTGCTCCCGATCGCCGTGGTGGCCAAGACCCGCTCCGACGAGGACGCGCTCGCCAAGAACCTGTCCCGGCTGGTCGCCGGTGACCCGACGCTGCGGCTGGAGCGCAACCCGGAGACCCACCAGCTGGTGCTCTGGACGATGGGCGAGTCACACGCGGACGTGGTGCTGGACCGGCTCCGGGCCGGGGGCGTCGAGCTGGACACCGAGCCGGTGAAGGTGGCGCTGCGGGAGACGTTCGGGGCGGGCGCCCAGGGCCACGGCCGGCACGTCAAGCAGTCCGGCGGCCACGGTCAGTACGCGGTCTGCGACATCAAGGTCGAGCCCCTGCCCCGCGGCGAGGGCTTCCAGTTCGTGGACAAGGTGGTCGGTGGCGCGGTGCCGCACAACTACATCCCCTCGGTGGAGAAGGGCGTCCGTGCCCAGCTGGAGAAGGGCCTGGTCGCCGGCTACCCGGTGGTGGACCTGAAGGTCACGCTCTACGACGGCAAGGCGCACAGCGTGGACTCCTCGGACGCGGCCTTCCAGACGGCCGGCGCGCTGGCGTTGCGCGCGGCCGCCGAGAGCGGGCAGATCACCCTGCTGGAGCCGGTCGACGAGATCGTGGTGAAGGTGCCGGAGAACTACGTCGGCGCGGTGATGAGCGACCTCTCCGGCCGGCGCGGCCGCCCGATGGGCAGCGAGTCCGACGGCGACGGGAGCCTGGTGCGCGCCGAGGTGCCGGCGACCGAACTGATCCGGTACGCCGTGGAGCTGCGCGCCCTGACCTCCGGGACCGGCACGTTCTCCCGCCGGTACGTCCGTCACGAGCCGATGCCGGCGCACCTGGCCGACGCCGCCCGCAAGGAGCACGCCCGCTAG
- a CDS encoding FAD-dependent monooxygenase, whose amino-acid sequence MTNRKALISGAGVGGPACAFWLARAGWEVTLVERAPALRTGGYKVDVRGAATTVLKRMGVHAAAKQRDTGMRQVTYVRRDGRRIASLPADLLMGRRGDDLEIMRGDLTRLLHDAAGVATVFGDSIAGISDTCVTFASGRTGEYDLIVAADGLHSTTRRLAFGDTPIDHLGGYISTFEVPNDLGIDHEEIMYTEPGRLLYAYAMGPGAPARVGMTFASEPLTYDRRDLGAQKQLLHRAFAGRGWRSDDFLAALDDAPDLYFDSLSQVNAPRYSSGRVVLLGDAAYCPSPASGQGTSLALVGAYVLADQLSNGGGLEGYERVMRPYVEKNLAFGRRMAKDMVPSSRLAIGFRNYGMRTLRFHPRKEQMIDKVLAPMHEAANAIAI is encoded by the coding sequence ATGACGAATCGCAAAGCGTTGATCTCAGGTGCCGGCGTCGGCGGTCCGGCCTGCGCGTTCTGGCTGGCCCGGGCGGGGTGGGAGGTGACGCTGGTGGAGCGGGCGCCGGCTCTGCGGACCGGCGGTTACAAGGTCGACGTGCGCGGCGCGGCGACCACCGTGCTGAAGCGGATGGGGGTGCACGCCGCCGCGAAGCAGCGGGACACCGGGATGCGGCAGGTCACCTATGTGCGGCGGGACGGGCGGCGGATCGCCTCGCTGCCGGCCGACCTGCTGATGGGTCGCCGGGGCGACGACCTGGAGATCATGCGGGGTGATCTGACCCGTCTCCTGCACGATGCGGCGGGTGTGGCGACGGTGTTCGGCGACAGCATCGCCGGCATCTCTGACACGTGCGTCACCTTCGCCAGCGGCCGGACCGGCGAATACGACCTCATCGTCGCCGCTGACGGACTCCACTCCACCACGCGACGGCTGGCGTTCGGCGACACGCCGATCGACCATCTGGGCGGATACATCTCGACGTTCGAGGTGCCCAACGACCTCGGCATCGACCACGAGGAGATCATGTACACCGAGCCCGGCCGCCTGCTCTACGCGTACGCCATGGGCCCCGGCGCCCCCGCCCGCGTCGGCATGACCTTCGCGTCCGAGCCGCTCACCTACGACCGCCGGGACCTCGGCGCGCAGAAACAGCTGCTGCACCGGGCGTTCGCCGGCCGGGGCTGGCGCAGCGACGACTTCCTGGCCGCCCTCGACGACGCCCCGGACCTCTACTTCGACTCGCTGAGCCAGGTGAACGCCCCGCGGTACTCGTCCGGCCGGGTGGTGCTGCTCGGCGACGCGGCGTACTGCCCGTCACCGGCGTCCGGCCAGGGGACCAGCCTCGCGCTGGTCGGCGCGTACGTTCTCGCCGACCAGCTCAGCAACGGGGGCGGGCTCGAGGGGTACGAGCGGGTGATGCGCCCGTACGTGGAGAAGAACCTGGCCTTCGGCCGCAGGATGGCGAAGGACATGGTGCCGTCCAGCCGCCTCGCCATCGGGTTCCGCAACTACGGCATGCGCACCCTGCGGTTCCACCCGCGCAAGGAGCAGATGATCGACAAGGTGCTCGCGCCGATGCACGAGGCGGCCAACGCCATAGCGATCTAG
- a CDS encoding glycosyltransferase family 4 protein: MRIGIVSPYSFDVPGGVQNHIMDLAEALIGLGHEVSVLAPADDDAELPSYVVSAGRAVPLPYNGSVARIAFGPVSTARVRRWLKNGEFDVLHVHEPLSPSLSFLAVLSARGPVVATFHTAMTRSRALAGLQTLLQPVIEKITARIAVSELARKVQVEHLGGGAVEIPNGVAVAKFVSATPLPGWPGDGGALGFLGRFTEPRKGFPLLRTAFVTLAQQRPDLRLLVAGPGDRDELYADIPDKLHERVEFLGLVSEEDKARMLRSVDIYVAPNTGGESFGMILTEAMAAGAAIAASDLDAFRRVLDGGRAGALFPNGDAAALTTLLGDLLDDPRRRAELASCARTAVATFDWPSVANRVLEVYATAIEATDGRVFDDEWS, translated from the coding sequence GTGCGGATCGGGATCGTCTCGCCCTACTCGTTCGACGTCCCGGGTGGAGTGCAGAACCACATCATGGACCTGGCCGAGGCGCTGATCGGCCTCGGTCACGAGGTGAGCGTGCTGGCGCCGGCGGACGACGACGCCGAGCTGCCGTCCTATGTCGTCTCGGCGGGGCGGGCGGTGCCGCTGCCGTACAACGGGTCGGTGGCCCGGATCGCGTTCGGCCCGGTCTCCACGGCCCGGGTGCGGCGCTGGCTCAAGAACGGCGAGTTCGACGTCCTGCACGTGCACGAGCCGCTCTCGCCGAGCCTGTCGTTCCTCGCCGTGCTCTCCGCCCGCGGGCCGGTGGTGGCCACCTTCCACACCGCGATGACCCGGTCCCGGGCGCTGGCCGGGCTGCAGACCCTCCTCCAGCCGGTGATCGAGAAGATCACCGCGCGGATCGCGGTGAGCGAGCTGGCCCGCAAGGTGCAGGTGGAGCACCTCGGTGGCGGCGCGGTGGAGATCCCGAACGGGGTGGCGGTCGCGAAGTTCGTCTCGGCGACCCCGCTGCCGGGTTGGCCCGGCGACGGGGGAGCGCTGGGCTTTCTCGGTCGTTTCACCGAGCCGCGCAAGGGCTTCCCGCTGCTGCGGACCGCGTTCGTCACGCTGGCGCAGCAGCGCCCGGACCTGCGGCTGCTGGTGGCGGGTCCGGGCGACCGGGACGAACTCTACGCCGACATTCCCGACAAATTGCATGAAAGGGTCGAATTCCTCGGACTGGTCTCCGAGGAGGACAAGGCCCGGATGCTGCGCAGCGTCGACATCTACGTGGCGCCGAACACCGGCGGCGAGAGCTTCGGCATGATCCTCACCGAGGCGATGGCGGCCGGCGCGGCGATCGCGGCCAGCGACCTCGACGCGTTCCGTCGGGTTCTCGACGGCGGACGGGCCGGCGCGCTGTTCCCGAACGGCGACGCGGCGGCCCTCACCACACTGCTCGGCGACCTGCTCGACGATCCCCGCCGGCGGGCTGAGCTGGCCTCATGCGCCCGTACCGCGGTGGCGACGTTCGACTGGCCGAGCGTGGCCAACCGGGTCCTCGAGGTCTACGCGACCGCGATCGAGGCCACCGACGGTCGCGTTTTCGACGACGAGTGGTCCTGA
- a CDS encoding phosphatidylinositol mannoside acyltransferase encodes MKDRLTDLGYAAGWRLVRLMPEPVARTVFRAAADRAWKANGRGTQRLRENLRHVAGPDMPDTLVRDGLRSYARYWMEAFRLPGRTHRQFLDGFFMEPESYAVMKKAIAEGNGLVLALPHVANWDAAAGWVVAHGWQMITVAERLKPESVYERFLAYREGLGMRILPLTGGERPPLDVLGEHLKQGWVVPLLADRDLSRSGVEVEFFGGRARMPAGPAILAIRSGAPIYAVDLWFTEKRVEARLRPITPPGDGPLDQRVKQTTQQLADAFAAGIAEHPQDWHMLQKLWV; translated from the coding sequence GTGAAGGACCGGCTCACGGACCTCGGCTACGCGGCGGGGTGGCGGCTGGTGCGCCTGATGCCCGAGCCGGTGGCGCGGACGGTGTTCCGGGCCGCCGCCGATCGGGCCTGGAAGGCGAACGGGCGCGGCACACAGCGGCTACGGGAGAACCTGCGGCACGTCGCCGGGCCGGACATGCCGGACACGCTGGTGCGGGACGGGCTGCGCTCGTACGCCCGGTACTGGATGGAGGCGTTCCGGCTGCCCGGCCGGACGCACCGCCAGTTCCTCGACGGGTTCTTCATGGAGCCCGAGTCCTACGCCGTGATGAAGAAGGCGATCGCCGAGGGCAACGGCCTGGTGCTGGCCCTGCCGCACGTGGCGAACTGGGACGCGGCGGCCGGCTGGGTGGTGGCCCACGGCTGGCAGATGATCACGGTGGCCGAGCGGCTCAAGCCGGAGTCGGTGTATGAGCGGTTCCTGGCGTACCGGGAAGGGCTCGGCATGCGGATCCTGCCGCTGACCGGTGGGGAGCGCCCGCCGCTCGACGTGCTGGGTGAGCACCTGAAGCAGGGCTGGGTGGTGCCTCTCCTGGCCGACCGCGACCTGTCGCGCAGCGGCGTCGAGGTGGAGTTCTTCGGCGGCCGGGCCCGGATGCCCGCCGGCCCGGCGATCCTGGCGATCCGGTCCGGCGCGCCGATCTACGCGGTCGACCTGTGGTTCACCGAGAAGCGCGTGGAGGCCCGGCTGCGGCCGATCACCCCGCCCGGCGACGGGCCGCTCGACCAGCGGGTCAAGCAGACCACGCAGCAGCTCGCGGACGCCTTCGCGGCCGGTATCGCCGAGCACCCGCAGGACTGGCACATGCTGCAGAAGCTCTGGGTCTAG